The following is a genomic window from Armatimonadota bacterium.
AAGCAGATAGTGGGGGCTGTAGGCAAGTGAAAATCACGGCATTTCTCGGCAGCCCGCGCGCGAACGGCAATACGGACATCATCACATCCAGGGTCATTGACGGCGCTCGTGACGCGGGAATTGAGACCCAGACTATCGCCCTGCGAAAGCTCAATGTCAGAGGCTGCGTAGGCTGCAGTATGTGCTGGAAAAATGGTAAAATGTGCGCTGTTGATGATGATATGACCGCGCTTTACGACGTGATATCCGGCAGCGACGTGCTCGTGTTCGCTACTCCCGTATACTGGTATGCCCCGACTGCCATTATGAAGGCTTTTATAGACCGCTTCGTAGTGTTCAATCATCCTTCGGGCAGGCCACTGATCGAGGGCAAATCTGCAATTATAGTGACCGCCTATGAAGAAGAGGGTCCCCGCGCAGCCGAGCCGATGCTCAAGATGTTCGATCTGAGCTTCGATTACCTTGGTGTGAAGCTCGTAGATACTATCGCAGCCGACGGCGTCTCTCATAAAGGCGATGTAATCGGCAGACCGGATATTCTTGAAAAAGCGTATTGCGTCGGTCTTGCTCTTGGCGGGCGGTAGTAGCCCCTCAATAAATCAAGGGTGCAAAGCCCAACGCTTTCTGCCAGATGAGTGAGAGCACAA
Proteins encoded in this region:
- a CDS encoding flavodoxin family protein — encoded protein: MKITAFLGSPRANGNTDIITSRVIDGARDAGIETQTIALRKLNVRGCVGCSMCWKNGKMCAVDDDMTALYDVISGSDVLVFATPVYWYAPTAIMKAFIDRFVVFNHPSGRPLIEGKSAIIVTAYEEEGPRAAEPMLKMFDLSFDYLGVKLVDTIAADGVSHKGDVIGRPDILEKAYCVGLALGGR